The following coding sequences are from one Lolium rigidum isolate FL_2022 chromosome 6, APGP_CSIRO_Lrig_0.1, whole genome shotgun sequence window:
- the LOC124667874 gene encoding uncharacterized protein LOC124667874, which produces MDIPSLRGCHFSGSSNTTRSSSFFNSCSTADTFDAEHLDDPSLVMNTTYIYNDSRFNAIIGLKSFATFRELVNQQLLAEHSRDLYQAFHIKYCDIFTRCQFIGGFDSLIGVDSQNLGEAHWKSIKSWPAVLEYIVSVLKTLQMQLLKQNHRACNGFTHDDLSEAAKKPVRCLFTVASIVSDHEVRKSPEKLFCVLNMYTALMDATPVLRKVFCTDSISTDVEGVLAKLKGSARGIVKVLKGLIRTYNSQKSMKDGSILALSQYLMRYISLLVKHKGSLDTILDHDHTDDHDRLTVDGMSLTYRLVFGLITDLESVIYKHSRSFASEGLQCIFLVNNIHFILQEVEQSDIQLTVKAKWFEKRQLRINGYTKRYMYASWVPVTSTLDVSRGLPPSKKARINFFTFRLTSPSPMQSFASSLSATCNLQMFWKVPSPALRDELRAKILGFVTRAYNGHLESQKQYAGQSAKNFEPEWKSKINKLFEG; this is translated from the coding sequence ATGGACATACCCTCTTTGAGAGGCTGCCACTTCTCAGGCAGCAGCAACACCACAAGATCATCTTCTTTCTTCAACTCTTGTAGCACCGCTGACACGTTTGATGCTGAACATCTTGATGACCCTTCCCTGGTGATGAATACGACCTACATATACAATGATAGTAGGTTCAACGCCATAATTGGTCTCAAGTCATTTGCCACTTTCAGGGAGCTAGTAAACCAGCAACTTTTAGCTGAGCACTCAAGGGACTTGTACCAGGCATTTCACATCAAATACTGTGACATCTTTACTAGATGTCAGTTCATTGGTGGCTTTGACTCACTCATTGGAGTAGATTCCCAAAATTTAGGTGAGGCACATTGGAAATCCATCAAGAGCTGGCCTGCAGTTTTGGAGTATATTGTCAGTGTTCTGAAGACATTACAAATGCAACTCCTCAAGCAGAACCATCGTGCATGCAATGGATTTACACATGATGACCTTTCAGAAGCAGCAAAAAAACCTGTTAGGTGTCTGTTCACTGTTGCTTCAATTGTATCTGACCATGAGGTGAGGAAGTCACCAGAGAAGCTCTTCTGTGTATTGAACATGTACACAGCTCTGATGGACGCTACCCCCGTTCTCAGGAAAGTCTTCTGTACAGATTCTATCAGTACAGATGTTGAGGGGGTTCTTGCAAAACTGAAGGGCTCTGCAAGGGGAATAGTTAAAGTACTTAAAGGATTGATTCGGACTTACAACTCACAAAAATCAATGAAGGATGGAAGTATCCTGGCGTTATCTCAGTACCTCATGAGATACATCAGTCTCCTAGTGAAGCATAAAGGCTCACTTGATACGATCCTAGATCATGATCACACTGACGATCACGATCGGTTGACAGTTGATGGAATGAGTCTGACATATCGTTTAGTGTTTGGGCTCATCACTGATCTGGAGTCAGTAATATATAAGCATTCCAGGTCATTTGCTTCTGAAGGACTCCAGTGCATATTCTTGGTCAATAACATACATTTCATACTTCAAGAAGTCGAGCAATCAGATATACAGTTGACTGTAAAAGCGAAGTGGTTTGAAAAACGCCAATTGCGCATCAACGGGTACACAAAGAGATACATGTATGCATCATGGGTACCTGTCACATCCACCTTGGATGTTTCAAGAGGCCTGCCTCCTAGTAAAAAGGCAAGGATAAACTTCTTCACATTCAGGCTCACCAGTCCGAGTCCCATGCAAAGTTTTGCTTCGTCTTTAAGTGCAACTTGTAATCTTCAGATGTTCTGGAAGGTACCCAGTCCAGCTCTTCGAGATGAGCTTCGTGCAAAGATCCTGGGGTTTGTTACTCGAGCCTACAATGGTCACTTGGAAAGTCAAAAACAGTATGCAGGACAAAGTGCCAAGAATTTTGAGCCTGAGTGGAAAAGCAAAATTAATAAATTGTTTGAAGGATGA